The Nicotiana tabacum cultivar K326 chromosome 14, ASM71507v2, whole genome shotgun sequence genome contains a region encoding:
- the LOC107790414 gene encoding uncharacterized protein LOC107790414 has protein sequence MEISLISDALTTVVTTQGLGFSKFLLNRNNVLSLSDSSSEQQISPSSAGVRQISAVISPVDVLAPPPVKYNNVKTAPRRLARKTRRRTRRKSLGGSGDDDGDDNGFLFDYDGPFGGGGSSWSGGGSGGGRGWNSDGFGGANWEESSSNSFSDPAFDLVYELMCWVALSNCLHFAFKKVVRILADGFSDPTRDKVPV, from the coding sequence ATGGAAATTTCTTTGATCTCCGACGCGCTAACGACGGTGGTCACAACCCAAGGTCTAGGGTTTTCAAAATTCCTTCTGAATCGCAACAACGTTCTGTCACTCTCCGATTCCTCATCGGAGCAACAAATATCTCCTTCCTCCGCCGGAGTTCGTCAAATATCCGCCGTGATTTCCCCCGTCGATGTGCTAGCGCCGCCGCCTGTTAAATACAACAACGTCAAAACGGCACCTCGAAGGCTAGCTCGTAAGACAAGGCGGCGGACTAGACGGAAGTCCTTAGGCGGCAGTGGAGATGATGACGGAGATGATAACGGATTTTTATTCGATTATGACGGACCGTTTGGCGGCGGTGGTAGTAGCTGGAGCGGCGGAGGTAGTGGTGGTGGTAGGGGATGGAATTCTGACGGATTTGGAGGGGCAAATTGGGAAGAATCATCGTCTAACTCGTTTTCGGATCCGGCTTTTGATTTGGTCTACGAGTTGATGTGTTGGGTTGCGTTGTCGAATTGCTTGCATTTTGCGTTCAAGAAAGTGGTGAGAATTTTGGCTGATGGATTCAGTGATCCAACTAGAGACAAGGTTCCTGTGTGA